The genomic interval GCTCACGCGCTTGGTGACCCTTGGCGCGCCGTCGAAGAGTATCTGCGCATCGGCAGGAATCTTGTTGCCGCTAACCAATATCGTGAACGAACGAGGAGTGCCCGCCACTGCTGACTGAGGCTGCATCGACACAAGTTGAATTGGAGGAGGAGGAGGAGGCGGCGGCGGCGGCGTTGGCGGCGGAACATAATAAGCAAAGATATTTCCGCGGCTACCGGGCGCGCTTGGACCTCCCCCGCTGGAAGCCAACCTCAAGTTGAGCGGCGTCAGGTCGGAGAGCAATTGCTGCATCTGCGCTTCCTGCTGCGCGGCGGCACCCAATCGTCGGGGTGGCGGGACCGTGGATGACGACGCCGTCGCCGGAAGCGGCGCGCCAGGCGTGTTGGCTACGGTTTGAGTGCCGCGCTTTGACTTGGGAGTAGAGCCACTGTTTAAGATCTGATAGACGAAGACGGCCGCGAGAATAACCCCCAGCCCGGCCAGGAGGATACGTTTTGTTTTTTCTGATGATGAAGTTCGCTTGGCCATTCGTTCCTTCTCGATAGCGGATACATCCAGAGTCCAGGCTACATCGGCTGAAAGTATGCAGACATCTCGATCGTCAACATGATTCCCGACATTCCTTCTCCGCGCGAGCGTCTGCTTGTCGCGCGCGCATCCTGATTCGAAAGATTGACCGAGTTGATAACCACAAACTGTTTATCGTGCTCGAGCTCGTTGATAAACGTTCGCACGTTGGAGTACGGCCCGAACACAGTAAATCGAAAAGCGACGCTCGGGATCGCGCTGAGCATTTCGTCGGCCTTCTTGCGTTTCGTCTCGCCAGTACTTTTTTCGCCTTCGCCGCCCGAGTCGCCCATGCTCGAGCCCATATCTATTCCACTGGTCAGCGCGACGTTGTTCTTTTTAGCGAGCGCGTTGATCTCTTTTATGAGACTTATTCGCCCCGACGAAAACGGTTTCAGATGGCTGGTCTTGAACGCGTCCAGAGTCTCCAGTGCACTCTTAGCCGTGTCGAGAAATGTCGCTTCCTCGCCGACATGGCCTGTGCTGGCAATGATGTTCTTCTGCTGCTCGCTAAGTTCCGCTTCCAGAATGCGCAAGCGGTCCTGCTCGGGTTTCAGCGAAGAAAAGTAGTACACAAGGACAAGCACGAGAGACACGACGGCAAATAAAGCCGCGATCGCCTCGCCGGGGTTGAGACCGAACGGTATCCCGGTCACCTTGATCGAGCGAACTTCTGAACGCGGCACTCTTTCTCGCACGTGTGTGCTCACTGGGCGTCACCTCTCGAAGGTTTATAAGTCAGATTGAGAGTGAAAGGTGTTTCACCGCTCTCGGTCGCCGTTTCCTGACCGGTTTCACCGACAGTAAACAATCCGCCCGACTTATCGAGGCTCATCATCATCTCGGTCATCTCGCCGGGCGTGGTGCCGACCGCCTTTATCTGGACTCTAGCCATCACTTGTTCCGAGTCGCCCATAAGCTCCTCGACTTTGATGCTCATGATGCGAGTGTTCTTTGGTACATAGCCTTCAATGTCGCCGATCATTCTATTCCACGAGAATCCCTTGCGTTGAATCAACTGCCGCGCGGCCGCGAGCTCCAACGCTTGCTGCTCGGTGACAACGGTCTTGGTTTGCGCTCGATTGCGCCGCTCCTGTTCGAGCTTCGCTTCGGCCTCAGCTTGCTTCTGCCCCTCGATGCGCTGTTTGACTTCTATCTCCTTCGCGATCACGCGATCCTTCTCACCGGCGATCCAAAGGAACAGCCAGAAGCTTGTGAAGTAGACCGCCACCACGGCAATCCACAGAACGCGGTGATTTGTGAAAGGCTGCCTCGAAAGGTTTATGTGTGTTCGCATTCTGTTCAAGAATACCGACAACCTTGCGCGTTTGCCAGCTTTCGAGGCAAGGTCGAACCGGGTTGTCGCGCTCCCGGCGCCGGCGATCCTTTGCTCAAAGGGGCGATTGCAATCGGCTTTACGGGCAACTCCTGTCGAGGGCTAACGCATCTGGTGATGAGAAGTTCCAGTTGTTGAACATCTAACGGCGATCGATGTTTTAGTCCGGTTCACGCGGGAGGAGCAGATGAAGACCTGCCCAGTTTGCGCGCTTGATATGGAAGACACATATTTGTTTTGTCCGGATGACGGCTCGAGTCTTGGGACTCGCTCGAGCGGATCGTCTGAGAATGCGGCGATCGCCTCTGAAGTTCCCGCTGAGGTCCCCGCTGAGATCCATGCAGAGACTGCCGCGGCACTCGTGTTGTACTGCCCAACCTGTGCTTCTGAATACCCGCTCACTTTCTCCGAATGCCCCATGCACGGCGTGCCGCTGACAAAACACCACATACCCAGGCTCTCAAACAAAGAACGCGCCGCTACGGTTGAACTGCCATCAAAACAAACCGAAGCTACGCTCTCAAATCGGCTCACGCGTCTCAATCTGACGCGTCCGCAGATAGAAAAGCCGCATCGCGCGGCCCCAGTCGCGGCTGAAGTCGCGACCGGCACTCCCGTTCTTGAATTCGACTATCCACAACTCACGGCCGGCGGCAGCTCTGAGGAAAGCGATTCCGAATTGTTCTACCCTGAGTCGCTGACGGAGGTTCAAGAGCGAGGGTTCGAACGACCTGGCTTTCGAGTCGCCGCGATCGCAACCGTTCTCGCGCTGGCAGTGTTCGCGCTCGTGGCTATCTACGCGTTGGTTTCAAATCTGTCGAGGCGGCCGTCTCCAGCCGTCGTGCGAGTTGCCAGTGCGACCGAAGCAGCAGTCCAACCCTCGCCATTCATTCCCACGCCTCAAGAAGCGCAAGATTACAGGGACGAGCAGCCTTCACCGGTAGCTTCGACGCCACCGGCTGAGCAACCCCCCGAGCGAAAAAGCAACGAAGGTGTCTCCGCTTCAGCGACCGAGCGAAGCGCACGCAGCTCTACAGCCGCGCAACCTGGTCCAAAGCCGGGTGTAGTGACGCCGCCACAACCACCAGTGACGACCACGAAAGTCTCGACCTCGCCCATGCCTGCCCTACCTCGCGGAAGCTCCGGTGGATTTGATTCACGGTTGATCCGAGTGCGATCGAGGAAGACCCCTTCTGGATTTCGCTACGATCTGACGTTCAATATGCTAGAGCAAGCTAATCGCGCGGCTCAATGGCAGAGAGTGCTGATCGCCACTAGATCCGCAAGCGGCATGAGCCATTCTGAAGCTATCCCGTTTGTACACCGCTTGGGCGCGACGGGCGCGCTTACGTTTACAATCAGTGTCGAGCTAACCGGACGTTCGGAAGCCGATTGGCAGGGCCGCGTGGTGTGCACGACATTGGGTTGGGACAATAAGGGCGCGCCGCTTCAGGCAATCTTCGGCGCAAACCTCACACCCTGAGAGTTTCTGGTTTCTAGTTTCTCGTTGTGGCTCGGTGAAAGACAGTCCTCACCTCAGAAACCAAGAACCAGAAACCACAAACCAGAAACCTATTCATATCTTGATCACGAGTTTGCCCTGGTTGGAACCATCGAACAACTTGTTCACCGCGCGCGGTGCCTGGTCGAGGCCTTCAACGACATCCACGCGGTACTTGATCTTACCTTCCATCAACCAGCGCCCGAGTTGGGTCATCGCCTCCTGGGCGCGGTCCATGTAGTCGGTTACTAAGAAACCCTCGATTCGCGCGCGCCTTACGATCAGCATCGCGAGGTTGTACGGGCCCGGCACTCGCTCTGTCGCGTTGTATTGTGAGATCAATCCGCACAATGAAATACGCGCTCCGATATTTATCAGGGCCAGCACCGCATCCAGAATCTCGCCTCCGACGTTCTCGAAGTCGACATCGATGCCATTCGGACACTCCCGCTTCAGGGCCTCGAGCACGTTCCCTTTCTTGTAGTTGACGGCCGCGTCGAACCCCAGCTCTTCAGCAAGCCAGCGGCACTTCTCATCAGAGCCCGCGATCCCGACGACGCGGCACCCTACGATCTTTCCGATCTGTCCGGCCAGCGATCCGACGGCTCCGGCGGCCGCAGACACAACCAGCGTCTCGCCGGCTTTCGGCTTGCCAACGTCAAGCAACCCGTAGTAAGCCGTCAGCCCTATGTGACCGAACAATCCCATGTAAGCAGTCAATGGAACCGCGGGAATGTCAGGCAGCTTCGTGAGACCAAGCCCGTCCGTAACAGCGTAGTCCTGCCAGCCCAGCAAACCTGAAACGTGGTCGCCCGCTTTGAAGCCTGGATTGCGCGACTCTTCAACAACGCCGATCGCGCCGCCACGCATGACATCGCCGAGCTTGACGGCCGGCAGGTAAGTATCTACCTCATTCGCCCAACCGCGGTTGGTTGGATCGAGAGAGAGGTACTGGTTGTGAACGAGCAGCTCGCCCTCTTTCAACTCGGGCACCGGCGCCTCAGCAAAACTAAAATCGCTTTCCTTGAACTTACCCACGGGTCTCGCCGCGAGCCTCCATTGCCGATTCATTCGCTCAGTCATGGTTCCTCTCTTTGTGCGATGGGATTCTCTTTGAGCTTTCGTGACCTTGCTAAGAAATCTGTTCCCTTTTCAGAGCCAGCCCCGGATTCGATCTCGATACCGGCGCTTTGAAGCGCCAGCATAATAGCACGAACAACCGCGGCAGCCGAACGCGGCGATTCCAACCAAATGCAGTTACATCCTTACCACTGTTCAAATCCGCCGAAAGTCATTTATAATCCGCTGAATCGTGGAGCCGAGAGGTTTAACAGGGGAGGGAGAGATAATGAAAATCAAGATACTCGCACTCAGTCTGATGCTGGCGTTTCTTACTTCTGGCAACGCCGGAGTCGTTTCGGCGAAATCCAGGGTGATTGAGTTTGTAAAAAAGGACGGATCAAAGATCGCCACTATTCACGTGAATGCTCAGAGCCTTCTGTTCGAGTTCAATGACGGCTCAGATGCTGTCCTCTTCAGTGACGAAGCTTTTTTCACGATGAACAACAAAGATAAGACTTATCGTGTTCAAACCTATGCTGAGTTGCAGGCTAGCGCTAGCCGAAAGGCAGTCGAAATCGCACAATCACCGAAGGACGCCGACGCCGCGCAAGGCGGTGATCTCAAGTTGACCGAAGAGACCGACACGATATCGGGATTGAGAGTTCGCAAGCTCATTCAGACGAATAAGGGTGAAACCGAAGCCGAGTTCTGGGTGTCCAGCGAACTCCTTCCGCAGAGTGTGCGCGCATTTGGTGAGAAAATGAGGAGCATTTTTCCAAAGGACTATTGGACAAGTGGGCGTGCCAGAGGCTTGGTGGAAATAGTAACGTTGTTTGGTGTTCCGCTAAGGATGACTTACGGTCACGATACCTACCAGGCGCGAATCGTCGAAAGTTCGAGTTCTGACTCCTCGTTTCAAGTGCCCGCTGGCTATAGAAAACTCGACAACTGAAGTTGGCCAAGACAGGAATCAATGACCCGATACTTCGCATTCCTGCGGGCCATCAACGTTGGCGGCCACGTGGTCAAGATGGATCGCTTACGCCAGATCTTCGAGTCGCTCGCCTTCTCCAATGTTGAAACTTTCATTGCGAGCGGTAATGTAATCTTTGAATCGACATCTAAGAGTGTAAAGACCCTCGAGAAGAAAATCGAGAATGGGTTGCGCGAAGAACTTGGTTATGAAGTCGTCACGTTTATACGAACCGAACCTGAGTTAGTCGAGATCGCGAATTACCAGCCGTTCTCGCCATCCGATTTCGATGCGGCTGTGGCGTTCAACATTGTGTTCCTGAGCGAAACGCCGGACGAAAGATCCAAGCAAGGGCTGATGGCCCTGAGAACCCAAGTCGATGACCTGCATCTGCGTGGACGGGAGATCTACTGGTTGGGACGCACGAAGCAAAGCGAATCGACCATTTCCAATACTGTGTTTAGCAAGACTCTTGGTCAGCTGGCAACGGTTCGTGGAGCGAACACGGTAAAGAAGATGGCCGTAAAATATGCCGGGCTCAAAGGAATTGCCGCAACATCGCAGCGAAAGGAGAGGCCATGAGTGTAGTTGATGAACTGAAGTCGCAGATCACGGAAGGCCGGATCATATTCGATCCGCCTCCAAACAAGTTGAAGAAACAACTACTCGGGGAGAATGACGGAACAAAGGCTTCTGCATTGTTGCAGAAGCTAGTCCTCGAGGTCTCCAAATTACAGAAGATTCGCATAAGCTCGATTGTTCGCACCGAAGGGCATCACGGTGAGGGGCGTGCGTTCGATGTCGGCAACGAAGAGATAGCGGCGATGCTGCTGCCGGCTATCGCAACCGATGCGGAGGTTCTGGAGCTTAAGATCGATGAGATCATCTTTGACGCTACTGTAGCCGGCCAAGGTGATCGCAATCATTGGAACTACGACGTGGGTCAGAAGCACAACTACAACAGCGCAACGCTGGACCAGCATAAGAATCACATTCACTTTGCTGTGAAGGCCGGCTAAGAGCCTAAACAAAGCTGCTTTGATAACACTCGACAAAATCAAAGGAGGAATGGGTCATGACTAATATCGTTGTGTGCTGCGATGGAACCGGGAATTCGTACGGAGATCACAATACCAACGTTGTCGAAATGTATAAGACCGTTGTGCGCGATCAGGATCAAATAGCAAATTATGATCCAGGCGTCGGGACCTTCAGTGTTTTTGGCCGCATTCTGGGCAAGAAGATCGGAGTGCTTATCGGCAAGGCGTTTGGCTGGGGCCTCACGGAAAACATCGAAGATGCCTATTGTTATCTCATGGACAGGTACCAGCCGGGCGACAGAGTATTTCTGTTTGGTTTCAGCCGCGGTGCGTACACCGCGCGAGCCCTGGCGGGTATGCTTCACAAAGTTGGGCTGCTCCAAAAAGGCAGCGTCAACTTGATTCCTTATGCCAGCGATATATACAACACCCCCGACAATGATCGAAATGCAGCCGGATTCAAGGAAACCTACTGTCAAGAATGCAAACCTCATTTTATTGGCGTGTGGGATACCGTTGGCTCACTTGGCTGGGTATATAGCAAGAGGAAATTCTTTAATACCCGGCTTAACAAGGACGTGGCGCATGGCTACCAGGCAATTTCCATCGATGAAAAGCGAAAAAAATTTCCCATCACCCTTTGGGAAGAGGAGGATCTGCAGCCCGGTCAAAACGTCGCCCAGGTTTGGTTTGCGGGCGTGCATTCGGATGTTGGCGGGTGGTATGAGCAGCGCGGTCTGTCTGACATTGCTTTGATTTGGATGCTGGAAAATGCTCAACGAGAGGGATTGAGACTCAAGGATGGCTGGAAGGAGAAGCTAAAACCGGATCCTCTGAGTGAGATCCACGAGTCACGCACAGGGTTCTGGCGGGCATGGCGGCCAGCAATGCGGAAAATTCCAGAGGGCGCCAAGATCCATACGTCCGTTCTGAAGCGCATCGAAGCGGACAAAGGTTATAAACCGCGCCTGCCTAGTAACTATGCGGAAGGAAATTAGAAGTTTTAACAACCGACTCCAGCGCAGAGTCTCGACCCCTTGGCGGCTTGTTATTGTGAATCAGCTCTCTGGAAAGTAGCGACAATGACCGCTATAGACACGGTTCGCGCCATCGCACGATGGCATTCCCGTCATCCCTTTTCTTGCGACCTCAATTCACCGGGCTCTGGCGCCATCGCGATTTCACCAAGCTCTGGGCTGGGCAGACAGTCTCGATCTTCGGGACGGGATGCTCACGCGCATTGCGCTCCCGCTCACGGCGCTGCTCGCGCTCGATTCGAGCCCGCTGAACAGCTACGCGAGCAGGCCGGGGACAGTCCACGGTACATTCAGCAAAGGAGACGATGAGCGCCATGAAAACGACCCAGATTCTTTATTTCATACCTTGCGTCGCGGGGACGATTCTTCCTTATTCTCAGTTGTTTCGTTTCTTGCGAGAGCATGGGCTGGATACATCGCTTCCTTTCCAGCAGCTCTTCGCGAACAAGGTGTCGGGCTTTTTTGGCCAGGACCTGATTGTGTCTTCACTCGCGCTATAGGTCTTTGTTTAACTCGGAGGGAACCAGATTGAGAATGTGTCATCTCTGGATATATATATCGCCTCCAATCTTCTAGTAGGGTTTCTCTGGGCTTGCCGTTGTTTTTGCTGATACGTCAATCAAAGCTGGATCATTCAGTCGTTTCGACGAGCAGGTGACGATAGCATCTTCGAAACGGGGTTTGTTGTAGTTCGCTAGTCCAAGAAACGCGCGCGTACTTCCGGCGCCGGTAGCAGACAAGCATCATACTTCCCAAACCACCGGTACCGTCGCTTTGCGAACTGATCGTAAAGGTAATCTCGAACGGATCGCGGGATGATGTACCCGGCGAGAGCCAGTTTCCAAGGCCCACCCAAATACCGAGCCACATGCAGCGCCGAATCGGATCGCACGAACACTTGCTCCAGGTTCGCGAAGTCGAGGGGCTCTACGAACACAAGCGAATCTATGCCTTTCAATTCCGGATGGCGGGTCAGTATCGACTTGGCGTAATCGCTCTGCAATGCGGCAAAG from Acidobacteriota bacterium carries:
- a CDS encoding DUF2834 domain-containing protein, which encodes MSAMKTTQILYFIPCVAGTILPYSQLFRFLREHGLDTSLPFQQLFANKVSGFFGQDLIVSSLAL
- a CDS encoding DUF2235 domain-containing protein, yielding MTNIVVCCDGTGNSYGDHNTNVVEMYKTVVRDQDQIANYDPGVGTFSVFGRILGKKIGVLIGKAFGWGLTENIEDAYCYLMDRYQPGDRVFLFGFSRGAYTARALAGMLHKVGLLQKGSVNLIPYASDIYNTPDNDRNAAGFKETYCQECKPHFIGVWDTVGSLGWVYSKRKFFNTRLNKDVAHGYQAISIDEKRKKFPITLWEEEDLQPGQNVAQVWFAGVHSDVGGWYEQRGLSDIALIWMLENAQREGLRLKDGWKEKLKPDPLSEIHESRTGFWRAWRPAMRKIPEGAKIHTSVLKRIEADKGYKPRLPSNYAEGN
- a CDS encoding DUF1697 domain-containing protein, coding for MTRYFAFLRAINVGGHVVKMDRLRQIFESLAFSNVETFIASGNVIFESTSKSVKTLEKKIENGLREELGYEVVTFIRTEPELVEIANYQPFSPSDFDAAVAFNIVFLSETPDERSKQGLMALRTQVDDLHLRGREIYWLGRTKQSESTISNTVFSKTLGQLATVRGANTVKKMAVKYAGLKGIAATSQRKERP
- a CDS encoding NADP-dependent oxidoreductase, whose product is MTERMNRQWRLAARPVGKFKESDFSFAEAPVPELKEGELLVHNQYLSLDPTNRGWANEVDTYLPAVKLGDVMRGGAIGVVEESRNPGFKAGDHVSGLLGWQDYAVTDGLGLTKLPDIPAVPLTAYMGLFGHIGLTAYYGLLDVGKPKAGETLVVSAAAGAVGSLAGQIGKIVGCRVVGIAGSDEKCRWLAEELGFDAAVNYKKGNVLEALKRECPNGIDVDFENVGGEILDAVLALINIGARISLCGLISQYNATERVPGPYNLAMLIVRRARIEGFLVTDYMDRAQEAMTQLGRWLMEGKIKYRVDVVEGLDQAPRAVNKLFDGSNQGKLVIKI
- a CDS encoding DCC1-like thiol-disulfide oxidoreductase family protein, coding for MAETNTSHPVLLYDGLCGFCSKGVQRILRYDKRKTMFFAALQSDYAKSILTRHPELKGIDSLVFVEPLDFANLEQVFVRSDSALHVARYLGGPWKLALAGYIIPRSVRDYLYDQFAKRRYRWFGKYDACLLPAPEVRARFLD